The Oryza glaberrima chromosome 9, OglaRS2, whole genome shotgun sequence genome includes a window with the following:
- the LOC127785131 gene encoding polyadenylate-binding protein RBP47-like, giving the protein MQAVVANGGGGDVVQKPQQVVAAAPPPQAALPPPPHWVAMPFAPPGAAAMVMQHQMAPAPPQFAPHFVPFHAVGPPPPPQPRAAPPPVAVAMGSPAPHAQGGGGGQEENKTIWVGDLHYWMDENYLHSCFGYTGEVVAIKVIRNKQTGQSEGYGFVEFYSHAAAEKVLEGFAGHIMPNTDQPFRINWASFSMGDRRSDIASDHSIFVGDLASDVNDTTLLETFSKRYSSVKGAKVVIDANTGRSKGYGFVRFGDDNEKTHAMTEMNGVYCSTRPMRIGPATPRKTSGTSGPTGSAARSDGDLTNTTVFVGGLDPNVSEDDLRQTFSQYGEISSVKIPVGKQCGFVQFVQRKNAEDALQGLNGSTIGKQTVRLSWGRNPANKQLRSDNGSQWNNGMYYAASPFYSGYGYPAPFPADPGMYAAAYGAYPFYGNQQQVS; this is encoded by the exons AtgcaggcggtggtggcgaacggcggcggcggggacgtgGTGCAGAAGCCgcagcaggtggtggcggcggcgccgccgccccaggcggcgctgccgccgccgcctcattgGGTGGCCATGCCGTTCGCGCCCCCGggggcggcggccatggtgatGCAGCACCAGATGGCGCCGGCCCCGCCCCAGTTCGCGCCGCACTTCGTGCCGTTCCACGCggtcggcccgccgccgccgccgcagccgcgggcggcgccgccgcccgtggcCGTGGCGATGGGCTCCCCGGCGCCGCAcgcgcagggcggcggcggcgggcaggaggAGAACAAGACCATCTGGGTCGGCGACCTCCACTACTGGATGGACGAGAACTACCTCCACAGCTGCTTCGGCTACACCGGCGAG GTTGTAGCAATAAAGGTTATTCGTAATAAGCAAACTGGACAATCGGAGGGATATGGATTTGTAGAGTTCTACAGTCATGCTGCTGCTGAGAAAGTACTTGAAGGATTTGCTGGTCATATAATGCCAAACACTGACCAACCTTTTAGGATAAATTGGGCATCATTTAGCATGGGGGACAGACGTTCAGATATTGCTTCAGATCATTCCATATTTGTAGGCGACCTTGCTTCTGATGTCAATGATACCACATTACTAGAGACTTTCTCCAAAAGGTACTCCTCTGTCAAAGGTGCGAAAGTTGTTATTGATGCTAATACTGGTAGATCAAAGGGCTATGGTTTTGTGAGATTTGGAGATGATAACGAGAAGACACATGCCATGACTGAGATGAATGGTGTGTATTGCTCTACCAGGCCAATGAGAATTGGCCCTGCAACTCCCAGAAAAACCTCAG GTACTTCTGGACCTACTGGTTCAGCTGCTCGATCAGATGGAGATTTGACAAACACAACT GTATTTGTCGGTGGGCTTGATCCAAATGTTAGTGAAGATGACCTTAGGCAAACATTTTCGCAATACGGTGAAATTTCATCGGTAAAGATCCCAGTTGGGAAACAGTGCGGCTTTGTGCAGTTTGTTCAGAG GAAGAATGCGGAAGATGCATTGCAAGGACTGAACGGAAGCACCATTGGGAAACAGACCGTGCGTCTTTCGTGGGGACGCAATCCAGCAAACAAGCAG TTGAGGAGTGACAATGGCAGTCAGTGGAACAACGGGATGTACTACGCAGCCTCGCCGTTTTACAGTGGATACGGCTACCCTGCACCGTTCCCTGCTGATCCGGGCATGTACGCTGCTGCTTATGGCGCCTACCCGTTCTACGGAAACCAACAACAAGTGAGCTAA